Genomic segment of Paenalkalicoccus suaedae:
TTAGATCCGAAGGAAAAGCTTGCTCAGATGATTGAATCTGAGCAAGCTTTTCTTTTTGTTTTGCAGAAATAATGAAATTGTTGTTTGGTTGAAGGGCGTGTGTGCAACATGAGGAGAGCCTATTTAGCATGCTGGTTTGAAAGCGCCGTTCTATGGTAATGGAAGCAGTAGATTCGTTGTATTCCTTCGGAGGGTAGAACGATGTTATTTAAAAAAAGCATGCTCGCAGAAGTTACTGGATAAACGAAGGTTTTGGTAATATAAAGGTTTTCCTAGAATGGATTCGTGAGTAATGATAAAATAGCGACAGTGTAAAAAGAACGGAAGGTGTAGGTAATGGCAGATAAAATCGTAAAGGCGCCAGCGAAGATTAACCTGACGTTGGACGTCTTACATAAACGTGATGATGGCTATCACGAAGTAGAGATGATTATGACGACAGTGGACTTGGCTGATCGTATTCACTTAACCGTGCGTCCGAATAAGGCGATTACGGTAGAATCAAATAATGGCTTTATTCCGACTGACAAGAACAACTTGGCTTTCCAAGCTGCGTTTATTCTTCAAGAGCGCTATCACGTACAAAGCGGTGTGCGTATCTTTATTGATAAGCTGATTCCTATGTCAGCGGGGCTTGCCGGTGGTTCAACGGATGCTGCCGCGGTGCTACGCGGTCTTAATGACTTATGGGAGCTTGGTTTATCCATTGAAGAGCTTGCGGATATTGGAGCAGAGATTGGCTCGGATGTCCCATTTTGTGTGCACGGAAAGACAGCGCTTGCGACAGGTCGAGGCGAAAAACTGACGTTTATTGATCCGCCACCACCATGCTGGGTTGTGTTAGCCAAGCCACCAATGGGAGTATCGACGAAGGAAATTTACGGAAAGCTGAATCTTAAAACGATGGAGCATCCGAAAACAGAACAAATGATCAAGGCACTAGAGGAGCAAAATTTCAGTGAGATTTGTGCCCTGTTACAAAATGTGATGGAGCCGGCGACATTTGAGCTAGCTCCGGATGTAAAGCTGATCAAGGATCGCTTAGTTTCCTTTGGTGCAGAGGGGACAGTGATGAGTGGTAGTGGACCGACAGTTTTTGCGCTTGCTAGATCAGAATCAAAGGCGATCCGGTTATCGAACGGGTTAAAAGGATTTATGGATCATGTCTT
This window contains:
- the ispE gene encoding 4-(cytidine 5'-diphospho)-2-C-methyl-D-erythritol kinase; this translates as MADKIVKAPAKINLTLDVLHKRDDGYHEVEMIMTTVDLADRIHLTVRPNKAITVESNNGFIPTDKNNLAFQAAFILQERYHVQSGVRIFIDKLIPMSAGLAGGSTDAAAVLRGLNDLWELGLSIEELADIGAEIGSDVPFCVHGKTALATGRGEKLTFIDPPPPCWVVLAKPPMGVSTKEIYGKLNLKTMEHPKTEQMIKALEEQNFSEICALLQNVMEPATFELAPDVKLIKDRLVSFGAEGTVMSGSGPTVFALARSESKAIRLSNGLKGFMDHVFVVRILGE